In Armatimonadota bacterium, the genomic stretch AATCCATAGAGCGCATTGGTGGGGCGCCCATCGCTCGTGCTCATATACCGAGTGGCATAAAAGGAGCGAAACAGAAGGGAGTATCCGTCGATCAGCAAAAGCCGTTTTGGGGGCATAGTCCAACCGAGCGTACCCCTACAAACCAGAATTTTCTAGCAGTTTTAGAAGGTTGCAGGTACAATGAGAATCTATTCTCGAAACCTCGTTCAACGAGGACGTGATAAGTTCTATCCTTATTGCCGGTACAACCTGATGGTTTACAGACCCCTACGCTACGAGCAAGTGATGAAAGCCGCCGAGGCCTATGATGTTCGAGCACGGCGAATGTTCAACGGGATGGGAGTCTACACGGGCGAGAAGATGTTCGCCTTTCTGTACAACGAGGACGTTGGGCTCAAACTCTGCCCCGATGATCTTCAGAAAGCTCTCGAGATTCCTGGTGCCGAATTGATGCGCACCGATCCCAGCGCGGAGCCAATGAAGGAATATGTGCGGATGCCCAAAGCCGTGCTGGACAACCACGAGCAGTTTTGCTTCTGGATTGAGCTGAGCGCAAACTACGCTCAGGCCAAACAAGTGAATTGACCTGAGCGCAGCGGTTCGTTCAGCTTTTGACGATCTCGATTACCTGAATATCAAACACGTTCGCGTTGTTGCGGATTGAGTGGATGATGCTTGGCGACGGTGATTTAGTAACCGCGATTTGTGCGATCGCCGCGTGGCTAGGACCGAGCACGATGTTCTCCATTTCCTGCACATTGACTCCGTCGGATTTCAGCGCGACCAAAATATCGGCGAGCACTCCGACTCGGTCCGCATGCCGGATCACCAGGAGATGAGTTGCCGCATCGCCGGACGGAATATTGACCACATTTGGCGGATGTCCAGTCGTTCGGTAATCGCGAACAATTCGAACCACTTCGAGCGCGACTGCGTTTTGAGCCTCATCTGTACTGGCGCCGATGTGATGGGTGCAGTACGCGCCTTGGAGATCGCGCATTGAACCTTCATAGGTTCCCTCTCCACCGGATGGTTCGCCTTCAAAAACGTCTAGACCAGCGCGCACTTTGCCGGACTTTACGGCCTCTTCCAGTGCGGCTTGATCCACGACTTCGGCGCGGCTTGTGTTGATGAAAATCGTGCCAGGCTTCAATCGGTCAAAAAAGGCCTTGTTGAGCATGCCCTTGGTCTGTGGAGTGAGCGCAACGTGTACGGAGATCACGTCCGCAACTTCGGCGACTTCGTTGAGTGATTCACTTCGACCGATGCCGAGTGCGGCGGCCACATCTGCGGTCATCCATCGGCTAAACGAGACGACATTCATGCCGAATGCCTTTGCAACAGGAACCATGGCCTGGCCGATCATCCCCATACCGACCAAGCCGAGAGTTCGGCCATACAGACCTCGACTCTTGCTAAATTTCTTTTTGTTCCAAACGCCGTTTCGGAGTTCAATCACGTTGTCGGCGATCTGTCGGTCACAGTTTAGGATGAGTCCAAATGCGAGTTCGGCGACTGCGTGGCTGTTTTTGCCCGGACAGTTGGCGACGTAAACGCCATTGTTGCTTGCGGCTTGGACGTCGATCGTGTTGTATCCGGCACCCGCGCGGATGATGAGCCCGAGGCTGGAATCGTTGATCGCTTCGGCTGGGACCTTGGTGGAGCGGACCACAAGTACGGATGGCGCGTGCTCTTTGATCGCCTCGACCAGAGACGCATCCTTGAGGTCTGGGTTGTATTCGACCTCGACTCCGAGGTCACGTAGCCCGGCTAGACCAATATCTTCGAACTTATCGGCAACTAAAACCTTCATTAGGATTGAGTTTACTCCGGTAAATCGTGCAGGGTTTTTGCAAGATTTACCGACCATTACAGTAGATTCGCGTAGTCCCCGTAATTCGTATAGTATTATGAGGATGAATCTGGGGTCGCTGAGCGGCTCCTGTTAGGCATTATCTGAGGAGAATATGAAGCGGAGTAGTCAACTCTTTCACGTGCTTGGGCGTGCGCTGGCTCTGGGTGCAATCGCACTCGGCGTAGCGACTGCGAACGCGCAAACACCGGCGCAAGTTTCTGCATACGCTGCCAACCTGAAGGCAGTCGCGGAAGCACAGCGTCAACAAGCATTATTTTGGGCGGCGGCCAATAACTGGCCAGTCGATGTGACCCTACCAAACGGCGTTCACGGTTCGATTCGAAGAGTCGAGGGTGGACGCCCAATTTATATGTACACCATGGACCGAGACCAAGCCAAAACGATCAGTGCGGCTTCGGTTTGGCCAGGTGGCGGCCTGGGCTTATCGCTCACCGGTGCCGGCATTACGCTCGGTGTTTGGGACGGCGGCGTTGCTGACTCGATCCCTGAGTTTGGTTCACGATTGACCGTCAAAGACGGCGGGCCAGTTGGTGGTCACCCTACCAATACGGCTAGCATTGCAGCTTGCACAGGCTTGCTTGCTGATGCTCGTGGTATGGCTTACACCGCCAACATTTGGGCATACGATTGGAACAACGACTTGGCCGAAATGACCACTGGCGCCTCTCAAGGCGTCCGAGTTTCGAACCACTCGTACGGAACCAACGTGGGCTGGATTTTCGGTGCACGCGGCGATGGCAAGTGGGTTTGGTTCGGCGATCCTGCGATCAGCACAACCACCGAATCGAGCCTCGGCTACTACAACAACGAAGCACGTGCCTGGGACGACATGTTGTACAACAGCCCCAACTTCATGGCTTGCGCTTCGGCAGGTAACTCCCGAAACGAAGGTCCTGATACTCAGCCAATCGATCACTGGGTGTTCGAGAACGGAGCATGGGCGAGCAGCCAAGTCGTTCGAGACCTCGACGGCGTTGGTCCTGGCTACGATAGCTTGAACCTTGAAAAGTCGGCGAAGAACCTCGTCGTTGTGGGTGCTACTCGCAAAAATCCGGCAGGCTACACTGGCCCATCCAGCGTCGTGATGTCGAGCTTTAGCTGCTGGGGTCCAACCGACGACGGCCGAATTAAGCCAGACGTCGTTGCACCAGGTGTGAACATCGTTGTTGCAGAACCAGGCGGAGGATATTCGGCTGGCGACGGAACTTCGTTCTCGTCCCCTGCAGTCTGCGGTGCCACCGCGCAACTTCTTGGACACTTTGCCACCACGTTGAACCGCACACCTCGCGGCGCAACGATGCGCGGCCTGCTGATTCACACTGCTGATGAAGCTGGTGCAAATCCCGGTCCAGACTACGCATTTGGATGGGGACAGATCAATGTCGCCACTGCTGCTGACGTCATTTCGAAGGCTGCCTTCAATCCGAACGTGATTGCAGAGCGCCGATTGAACTCGGGCGGTACGATCAATATCCCAATTCAGATTGGTGCAGGATCGGCCCTCAAGGTGACGATCTGCTGGACTGATCCAGCCGGAAACGTTGTTGCAGAAACTCTGAACGACCGAACTCCTAAGCTGGTGAACGACCTTGATCTTCGCGTGATCAACACCGACACCAACACCACTTATCTCCCATGGAAGCTTGACCCGAACAACCCGGCGAACGCTGCTACCCGTGGCGATAACATCGTGGACAACGTTGAGCAAGTTCTGGTCAACAACCCAACTTCGGGCAACTATAACATTCGCGTTTCTCACAAGGGAACTGGTCTTCGACCTTCGGGTTCGCAAGATGTGACGGTCATTATCTCCGCGCCAATCGCTGGCGATCTGGAGCGAGTGACTGTTGATCCAGGTTCGGTGATCGGTGGCGTCGAACAAGCAATCGGAACCGTTTACATGTTCACCTCGCGATCCACTCCGACGACCGTTACGTTGTTCACCAACAACACGGCTGCTGTGAGCGTCCCGCGAACCGTCGTGATTCCTGCGAATCAGACTCAAGCCTCCTTCACAATCGGCACTCGATCGGTACAAAATGCCGTGACAGCCTCGATCGTGGCAGGCAACAACTCTGGTTCGGTCAGCTCTGAACTCACAGTGACTCCGGTCAATATGTCCGGCGCGCTGGTGCTCAGCACAAATGAAATCATCGGTGGGCTTGGGCTTACTGGAACCGTGAATCTCTCGTCTCCTGCACCTGCTGGCGGCGCGACGATCTACCTTTCCAGTTCGCGACCAACTATCGCAAAGCCAACTCGAAACTGGGTTCTGATCCCAGCTGGTCAGACCTCTATCACGTTCAACATCACGACAAAATCGTTGGTTGAACCGGTAGACCTCGACATCACTGCACGACGCGGATCGGTTTCGACATCGGCCCCGCTTCGAGTGGTTCGCGCCAACCTGATGAGCGTGACTACCTCGGCCGCCGTGATCACTGGTGGAACCTCCTTGACCGGAACGGTCACTCTGGACGGACCTGCTCCATCGGGTGGTGCGACTGTTCTGCTGTCGAGCAGCAACACCGCAGTGGCACGAGTGGCAGCTCGAGTGGTGATTCCTTCGGGACGAACCTCTGCCAACTTCACGATTAGCACGACTCGACCAGGTGTTGCCACACCTGCGACGATCTCGGCGACTCGGTTTGGCGTAACCCAAACCCGAACGATCACGGTTAATCCGTAACTCGTTTCAGGAGAAAATCGAGAACCCTTAGCCGCTTTGGCTAAGGGTTCTTTTTTCTTGATTCTCTGCCGACAATTCAACATAAGATGACGATTTATCGCAGGATGGGCGAATGGATGGTGGAGAACGGCTATCTCACCGATGACCAGCTGACGCAAGTATTGCAATATCAACGGTCGGTCGCGTGCCGATTTGGCGAGGCCGTGATCGCAAAAGGGTACGCCGACGAACTCGCAGTGCTTGACTGCTTGGCTCAGCAATTCATGCTGAACACAACCGACGTCGAGGGGATTCATCCTGACCCTGCTGCCCTCAAGGTCATCCCATATTCTCTCGCAATCACCCGCCAGATTCTCCCGGTCGAAGTTGACGTCGATACGCTGACCTGTGTGATCTCAGACCCGCTGGATGTCGTGACTACGGACGAAGTTCAGCTGATCGCGAATCGGAGATTGCGACTCGTTCTGGCTCAAC encodes the following:
- a CDS encoding TfoX/Sxy family protein, which encodes MRIYSRNLVQRGRDKFYPYCRYNLMVYRPLRYEQVMKAAEAYDVRARRMFNGMGVYTGEKMFAFLYNEDVGLKLCPDDLQKALEIPGAELMRTDPSAEPMKEYVRMPKAVLDNHEQFCFWIELSANYAQAKQVN
- a CDS encoding S8 family serine peptidase — encoded protein: MKRSSQLFHVLGRALALGAIALGVATANAQTPAQVSAYAANLKAVAEAQRQQALFWAAANNWPVDVTLPNGVHGSIRRVEGGRPIYMYTMDRDQAKTISAASVWPGGGLGLSLTGAGITLGVWDGGVADSIPEFGSRLTVKDGGPVGGHPTNTASIAACTGLLADARGMAYTANIWAYDWNNDLAEMTTGASQGVRVSNHSYGTNVGWIFGARGDGKWVWFGDPAISTTTESSLGYYNNEARAWDDMLYNSPNFMACASAGNSRNEGPDTQPIDHWVFENGAWASSQVVRDLDGVGPGYDSLNLEKSAKNLVVVGATRKNPAGYTGPSSVVMSSFSCWGPTDDGRIKPDVVAPGVNIVVAEPGGGYSAGDGTSFSSPAVCGATAQLLGHFATTLNRTPRGATMRGLLIHTADEAGANPGPDYAFGWGQINVATAADVISKAAFNPNVIAERRLNSGGTINIPIQIGAGSALKVTICWTDPAGNVVAETLNDRTPKLVNDLDLRVINTDTNTTYLPWKLDPNNPANAATRGDNIVDNVEQVLVNNPTSGNYNIRVSHKGTGLRPSGSQDVTVIISAPIAGDLERVTVDPGSVIGGVEQAIGTVYMFTSRSTPTTVTLFTNNTAAVSVPRTVVIPANQTQASFTIGTRSVQNAVTASIVAGNNSGSVSSELTVTPVNMSGALVLSTNEIIGGLGLTGTVNLSSPAPAGGATIYLSSSRPTIAKPTRNWVLIPAGQTSITFNITTKSLVEPVDLDITARRGSVSTSAPLRVVRANLMSVTTSAAVITGGTSLTGTVTLDGPAPSGGATVLLSSSNTAVARVAARVVIPSGRTSANFTISTTRPGVATPATISATRFGVTQTRTITVNP
- a CDS encoding hydroxyacid dehydrogenase, which translates into the protein MKVLVADKFEDIGLAGLRDLGVEVEYNPDLKDASLVEAIKEHAPSVLVVRSTKVPAEAINDSSLGLIIRAGAGYNTIDVQAASNNGVYVANCPGKNSHAVAELAFGLILNCDRQIADNVIELRNGVWNKKKFSKSRGLYGRTLGLVGMGMIGQAMVPVAKAFGMNVVSFSRWMTADVAAALGIGRSESLNEVAEVADVISVHVALTPQTKGMLNKAFFDRLKPGTIFINTSRAEVVDQAALEEAVKSGKVRAGLDVFEGEPSGGEGTYEGSMRDLQGAYCTHHIGASTDEAQNAVALEVVRIVRDYRTTGHPPNVVNIPSGDAATHLLVIRHADRVGVLADILVALKSDGVNVQEMENIVLGPSHAAIAQIAVTKSPSPSIIHSIRNNANVFDIQVIEIVKS